In Pyrus communis chromosome 1, drPyrComm1.1, whole genome shotgun sequence, the following are encoded in one genomic region:
- the LOC137708444 gene encoding uncharacterized protein has translation MTVFHFFNCAILTFGPHAVYYSATPLSEYDTLGTSIKAALVYLGTALVKLVCLATFLKVSDNESFDPYQELLKALIGFIDVAGLYYALTQLTHRNISQNHKFQAVGLGWAFADSVLHRLAPLWVGARGLEFTWDYILQGLEANANLVLSISLAAFGSLMWLRKNKPKIMIPLIYVCAGVVATMPSITSYLRRGLCWQFPDVVVFELGTSLLMALISWQLFAYCQRPSTRNNQS, from the exons ATGACGGTGTTTCACTTCTTCAACTGCGCCATCCTGACGTTCGGCCCTCACGCCGTCTACTACTCCGCCACGCCGCT ATCGGAGTACGATACGCTCGGTACTTCCATCAAAGCAGCTTTGGTTTATCTCGGAACAGCTTTGGTGAAG CTGGTTTGTTTGGCAACTTTTCTGAAGGTATCTGACAATGAGAGCTTCGATCCGTATCAG GAATTGTTGAAAGCTTTAATCGGTTTTATAGACGTTGCTGGACTTTACTATGCTTTGACTCAGCTGACCCACAGGAATATCTCTCAGAATCATAAATTTCAAGCTGTGGGACTTG GATGGGCTTTTGCTGATTCTGTTCTTCATAGATTGGCACCGCTATGGGTGGGTGCTAGAGGACTAGAATTCACCTGGGATTACATTCTCCAAGGCCTTGAAGCAAATGCCAATCTG GTCTTGAGTATATCCCTTGCTGCATTTGGATCTTTGATGTGGCTTCGGAAAAACAAGCCTAAGATTATGATTCCTTTAATATACGTATGTGCAGGAGTTGTGGCAACCATGCCATCTATCACAAG CTATCTGAGGCGAGGCCTGTGTTGGCAATTTCCGGATGTGGTGGTGTTTGAACTAGGTACCTCTCTATTGATGGCCCTCATCAGTTGGCAGCTCTTCGCTTATTGTCAGAGACCCTCTACCCGAAACAACCAATCATAA